GGTTCCGGCGGCCTGATCCAGGGCAAAACCTATATGCTGTCGCTGACCTGGAACGCACCACTACAGGCCTTTACCGATCCGGAACAGTTCTTTGAAGGTGTCGGCGTCGATGGTCTGTATCTGCACTTCCATAAAGCAAACCAGTTCCTTGGCATGGAAGGTTTGCCGACCTTTATCTGCAACGATGTAATGAAGCAGCCCGATGTTCCACGCGATATCGCGCGTTATCGTGAGCATCTCGGCAAGATCTTTGCTTAACTTAGTTATCCGCCCTCAGGAGTCGCAGTATGCTGACCGTAATTGCTGAAATCTGTGTTAAACCGGGCCGTCGCGACCACGTGATGGCCGCGATCGCGCGTTTAACCCCTGTGGTATTGCAGGAGGAGGGTTGCGGCTCTTATCAGGCACTACTTGACCATAAAGCGCAGGTGCCGTGGAAACAACACTCACCGGACTCCATTTTTATGCTGGAACACTGGGATTCGCTGCGTCACCTCGAGCAGCATCAGCAGATGCCGCATATGGAAACCCATCGCAACGCGATTAAAGATGATGTGCTGGATGTGAAGATTTTTGTGCTGGAAGCTGCAAAATAATCGGTAAGCCGGGCAGCGTTTGCTACGTCCGGCTTATAACAACGGTTTGCTGGCGATTTGCTCGCTGAGGAAATCGAGAAAACAGGTGATACGCGCGGATAGCGTGGTATTACGGTAATATACGGCACTGATTGGATGGCGCATCTCCTGCGTCTCCTGCTCCAGCACCGGCACCAGCCGGCCACTGTCACGATCCTCACGACTGAGAAAGTCCGAGATCCGCGCAATCCCCTGCCCATACACCGCCAGCTGACGAATGGTTTCGCCGCTGGAGGCTGACACATCTGGCTTTACCTGCAAAAACTGCCCCTCACTGCGCCATACCGGCCAGATATTATGTTTATCTAACTGGGTAAAACCGATCAGCCGGTGATTAGCCAGATCGGCGACGCTGGCGGGCTGACCATATTTTGCCAGATAGGCCGGGCTGGCCAGCAAACGCAGTTTACTGCTGCCTAAATTGCGCGCATGGATGGTTGAATCGCGCAGTTCACCAATGCGGATGGCAATATCAGTCTGCTGCTCCAGCAGATCGATCACCACATCGTCAGTATGCAGTTCAAGCTGGATCAGCGGAAAGCGCGCCGAAAACTCCGCCACCAGCGGCACAATCACATGCAGCATAAAAGGCGTGGCGGCATTCACCCGCAGTCGTCCAGATGGGATCTCACGGCGTTGGGCGATCTGCTCTTCGGCGGTTTCCACCGAGGCGAGGATCTGCCGCGCATGTTCCAGAAATACCTGCCCCTCTTCGGTCAGCGCCAGCCGGCGCGTGGTGCGGTGGAGTAAAGTGGTTTGCAGCTTATTTTCCAGGCGGCTCAGCGCGCGGCTGATGCCGGAACTGGTCTGGCTAAGCTGTTCAGCAGCAGCAGTAATCGAACCGGTATCGACCACCACCACCCAGGCACGTAGTTCTTCAAGGGTGATTTTCACAGACTATCCCGCACACCGGAAACAAAAAGGGCGACCTGGTTGTCGCCCTGACTTTGGTAAATTTAACGCAAAACGTTAATTCAACTTATCATGTTTTCCGGGCCATCAATTGACATTTTTGGCCTAAATCAGTGGCGGTGAGCAGGCTTCGCCAGCGCAAAGGCTGCCGACAGATCGAGGCGCTGCCAGAACGCCTGGTCGGGCGACGAACCGGAAAGTGGGTAACCGGCCGGTAACGCGCTGTTGACCATTAACGCACGGCGCCGGGCGGCAGACAGCTCAGGTAACGCGGTCTCCAGCAGCACTTCCGCCCCTTCTGGCGCCACCAGGCGCGATGAGGACGCCTGCTGCTGCGGCAGGCCATAACTCATGGTAAAGCGATAGAAATCTTTCATTGCCGGGGAGCGATAAGGATCATCCTTGCCAGCGGTTTGCGCGCATTCAGCCAGTGAGGTGCCACACTCTTTTTCCAGCGCGCTGCGCAGCTGATCCCGCGCCTCGCTAAACAGGGCGTGATAGCGCGGATCGTTAAGGTAATGCGCGACATTGCGCTGAACTACCATCCTGGAACCGATAATATCCAGCGGGTAATGCACGCCCAGCACAATACGCGAGTAGCCATAACGCGCGCCACGCTCCACCAGCGAGTCAAAGCGCTCCGGCACCATTTCCGCCAGCAGCAGCGCGTCGGTATAGCCGGTATTGGTATGTCCGCTCGGGAATGAGCCGCCATCGGCGGTGTAGGGCTGGTTATCTTTCACCACCACATCATCCGGCACCAGATGAATGCTGTTGCCTTTCACCAGGAAAGGACGCGGATAGTTAAAGTGTTTTTTCGCTGCGCTGGTGCTGACTTCACTGGCTTTAATCAGCGCCGCCGCTTTACTAAGCTCGCCTTTGTCATAGGCAGTCAGGAAAGCCTGGCCTAAGCGCGGGCCCAGGGCATCAGCCAGATAATAGAGACAGGAAATGCCTTCAGCATCCGCCAGCGCCTGATGCCGCGTGCCCTGAACAGCATTAAGGTTGATCGACGCCACCGTGTCGCGGTTGGCCTGCAATACGGAATCCGGTAGCGAGCTGAAAGCGGATAACAGTTCGATGCCCGCCTGCTGCATGGCTTTGGTCTGGAAGTGATAGCCGCTGGCCTTCAGCCATGCACGGTCAGCCTGGGTATCCGTTTGCTGCGCCTTCTCCAGCTGGTCACGCGTCAGCGTCGCCGCTGTGCCTTTTAACGCATTGCGCTGCGCCTGCAGGATCTGCATCTCCAGCGCGCCAAATGTCTGACTGGTCGAGGCTGGTGAAGTGCTGTTTGCCAGCGCGGCCGCTTGTGACAAAGAAGCTGTACTGGCTTGCACCTGCTGAGCGAACAGCAATGCAGCCGCCACTACCGTTAAGCGAATTTTCATTTATTTTTCCTTATAATCAGAACATTACCTTGCCTGTTTTCGAGTCTGGCAGTGCCGGATGACACTTTTGTGGCAAGGTAACGTTTTGACATGCCTTGATACGCGCAGAAAAAATCTTTCCTGAGGTGGTCATGGCGGAAACCGCTCTCCAGTAAATAACAGATAGTTCCAATACGTTATTAAACATATTGAAATTTATCACCTTATTTACTGCAATATGCAATCAGCGTCATATAATGAAATGCCTATTACCAAACGGGAAGGATCTCATTGTGCTGTCTTTAAATGAAATATTTGCTCTACGTCAACAATTAAGAGAGTACCTGCAGAGCAAACAGTATGAAAAACTAACGCAATGCTTCGCCAACGCCCATGCCGATTTTAAGGCTAATCGCGATAATAGTGTCTACCTCTATATTATCGATTTTGATTTTTTGCTTAGCCCGAAAATATACAGCCACAAAACCATCTCGCAATATTTAATCGACTGGCACCAGGCTCAGCCGATGAGCAGCTATCCCTGCCAGTTACTGGCGCAGCACTGGCTGACTATTGCTGGCGAAGAGCGCGGCGGTCAGTACGCTGAGGTTGTCAGCCATAATCAGTGGCAGCGTGCCGCTATCAGTAACAATTTAATGTTTTACTGGGCGGCAAAAGCCATTTCCCTCGACAATCATTGCACAACGCTTTATCAACACCTGCTTTCAGCAACAGGCCATTTTCAGGAGCCGGAGTGGTTTCGCAACCGTCATGAGGCGGTGCAGTTCGACTTAGCCTGGTATGGTTCAACAGCCCTGGAATTTGCCCAGTCAAAAGGCGGCTTACCGTTATCCGATGCACCATTTAACACCGGTCTGCCGGAGCCCAGCGCGGAAGAAGCTACATTCGCGCCACTCTACTGGCTAAACCGTGCACTGGAATGCGATGCGCAAAATATTGTTGCCCGCACCCTCTACATTAACTACCTCTATCCACGCTGGTATGGCGATGAGAAGCACCAGGCAATAGATACATTTCTGGCTGGTGATTACTGTCAAAGCCTGAGCGAGCCGCAGCGTAATATCCTGTATCGCACCAAAATGCTGGATAAAGTGAATAACATTGAGCACTGGCCAGATTACAGTAATGCCAAAAAATTAAAGCAGCACGATGAAAAGTTCCGCCAGCTGTTATCACTTAATATGCCAGCGCATGATATGGCGGTGACGCATATTGTCTATATCGATATGTGTTCACATTTCCTGCTGGATAATAATGGCAAGCTCTACGCGCAAAGCCCTTATTTTGCCCGCCGTATTTATGACAGCATCAGGTATGTGCTTAACAGCGATCAAAGCTGGGTAATTTACAGCCTCGGTGAGAGTCTTATCCTGTGGCTAAGTGAAATCACCTCCCACCCGGATTACCAGGTTGCTGATACTGATCACCTGTTAAAGCGTTATCTGGAAGCGACACAAGGTAATGGTGAAAATTTCACCGAGCTGGTGTTCAGCGCTTTTGCCCGCCTTTATCTGACACCTGATATTGAGCTACAGCAACCCGCCGATCGGTGGCTTCAGCGCCTGCTGGATTCCGCTGAGTCGATGCCAGTGGAGATGCTGGGGGTGATTATCAAGCGCCTCTGTGGTTTAGGCCATGCGACAGGGGCGAAAGATTTTTTGTTGCAGCTAAGCGCCCGAGAGTATCTGCCTGGCACGCTTTTACTAACAGAACTCTTTGCCGGACAACATCCTAAACTGGCTGAGCGGCTGGAGCTTACCCCCGCGGCCGATAAAGCTGAATACTACCTGGATATCGCCTGTCAGAAGCGTTCCGCCGAGGCGCTGTTCCGTAAGAGCCGTGCGCTGGAAGAGCAGGCGCTGGCCGCATCGTCACCGGCAGAGAGCAGTCGCCTGAATGCTGAGCGGATAACATTACTGATCGAGGCGACAGATCGCGGGCATGCCATGGCGCGATATGATTACGCCTGCGTGCTGTTCTGGTCAGATGATGCTGTCGATCAGCGTTCTGCGCTGGAGCAGCAGTGCGCTCTGCTGCTACTGGATGGCAAAGTGGGTCCGCAACAAACCGCCTATATCGCCTATCTGTATGCTTATGCAGCCTGGAATGGCCGGGGTATGGCGAAAAATATGTGGCTGGCGAAATACTGGATTGAGTATGCGCAAAGCTGGGATGGTGCTGAGGATTACCGTCAGATGCGCCGAATGATGACCGACTATTTTACTCTGCGTTTTATCTTTCGTATCCGCGCAAAACAGGACGCCTCTAAAGTACCGGCATGGCAAATGGACTTAGTGAATATGATGCCTTCAGGAGAATAACAATATGATGTATTTAATGATTTTTTTCGGACTGATCGCCGCCGTATTTGCGCAGCGTAAGCATAAGAAAAATGTTCAGCGTTACCTGAAAGATCCACTGCCGCGCCGTAAGTAAACGACAACGTTTAACGCCGGAACGAGGAAAGATTTACGCGTTCCGGCGTTAAGCCGTGCTGGCCGCTAGCGACGATGCGCCAGCCCGCGCACCAGCTGGTCTCCCATCCTTTGCACCAGCCAGACCAGCAGCAGTAATACAATCACCGTGGCGATCATTATCTGGTTATTAA
This is a stretch of genomic DNA from Winslowiella toletana. It encodes these proteins:
- a CDS encoding putative quinol monooxygenase gives rise to the protein MLTVIAEICVKPGRRDHVMAAIARLTPVVLQEEGCGSYQALLDHKAQVPWKQHSPDSIFMLEHWDSLRHLEQHQQMPHMETHRNAIKDDVLDVKIFVLEAAK
- a CDS encoding LysR family transcriptional regulator — its product is MKITLEELRAWVVVVDTGSITAAAEQLSQTSSGISRALSRLENKLQTTLLHRTTRRLALTEEGQVFLEHARQILASVETAEEQIAQRREIPSGRLRVNAATPFMLHVIVPLVAEFSARFPLIQLELHTDDVVIDLLEQQTDIAIRIGELRDSTIHARNLGSSKLRLLASPAYLAKYGQPASVADLANHRLIGFTQLDKHNIWPVWRSEGQFLQVKPDVSASSGETIRQLAVYGQGIARISDFLSREDRDSGRLVPVLEQETQEMRHPISAVYYRNTTLSARITCFLDFLSEQIASKPLL
- a CDS encoding acid phosphatase, with amino-acid sequence MKIRLTVVAAALLFAQQVQASTASLSQAAALANSTSPASTSQTFGALEMQILQAQRNALKGTAATLTRDQLEKAQQTDTQADRAWLKASGYHFQTKAMQQAGIELLSAFSSLPDSVLQANRDTVASINLNAVQGTRHQALADAEGISCLYYLADALGPRLGQAFLTAYDKGELSKAAALIKASEVSTSAAKKHFNYPRPFLVKGNSIHLVPDDVVVKDNQPYTADGGSFPSGHTNTGYTDALLLAEMVPERFDSLVERGARYGYSRIVLGVHYPLDIIGSRMVVQRNVAHYLNDPRYHALFSEARDQLRSALEKECGTSLAECAQTAGKDDPYRSPAMKDFYRFTMSYGLPQQQASSSRLVAPEGAEVLLETALPELSAARRRALMVNSALPAGYPLSGSSPDQAFWQRLDLSAAFALAKPAHRH
- a CDS encoding DUF4034 domain-containing protein, with the protein product MLSLNEIFALRQQLREYLQSKQYEKLTQCFANAHADFKANRDNSVYLYIIDFDFLLSPKIYSHKTISQYLIDWHQAQPMSSYPCQLLAQHWLTIAGEERGGQYAEVVSHNQWQRAAISNNLMFYWAAKAISLDNHCTTLYQHLLSATGHFQEPEWFRNRHEAVQFDLAWYGSTALEFAQSKGGLPLSDAPFNTGLPEPSAEEATFAPLYWLNRALECDAQNIVARTLYINYLYPRWYGDEKHQAIDTFLAGDYCQSLSEPQRNILYRTKMLDKVNNIEHWPDYSNAKKLKQHDEKFRQLLSLNMPAHDMAVTHIVYIDMCSHFLLDNNGKLYAQSPYFARRIYDSIRYVLNSDQSWVIYSLGESLILWLSEITSHPDYQVADTDHLLKRYLEATQGNGENFTELVFSAFARLYLTPDIELQQPADRWLQRLLDSAESMPVEMLGVIIKRLCGLGHATGAKDFLLQLSAREYLPGTLLLTELFAGQHPKLAERLELTPAADKAEYYLDIACQKRSAEALFRKSRALEEQALAASSPAESSRLNAERITLLIEATDRGHAMARYDYACVLFWSDDAVDQRSALEQQCALLLLDGKVGPQQTAYIAYLYAYAAWNGRGMAKNMWLAKYWIEYAQSWDGAEDYRQMRRMMTDYFTLRFIFRIRAKQDASKVPAWQMDLVNMMPSGE